One genomic segment of Clostridium saccharoperbutylacetonicum N1-4(HMT) includes these proteins:
- a CDS encoding DUF2625 family protein has product MDRYKSILESVKNSKKEIKILQVDIEVLNCIKKRYEINEKSLFGTILFKTGGIIIDNWLRLYGSGELDFNKRNDLFPESDIIVAEDVLGGLFAMQDDSNISYFAPDCLEWEPMEISYSEFLYWAFHGDTDTYYMDYRWNTWKDDIKRISNDNGISFYPFLWAKADSLEGRHRQEVSMSEIIKLEFDFLNQLKETK; this is encoded by the coding sequence ATGGACAGATATAAAAGTATTTTAGAAAGTGTTAAAAATTCTAAAAAAGAGATAAAAATTCTTCAGGTTGATATTGAAGTATTGAATTGCATTAAAAAAAGATATGAAATAAATGAAAAAAGTTTATTTGGAACAATTCTTTTTAAAACTGGTGGAATTATAATTGACAACTGGCTTAGATTGTATGGATCTGGAGAATTAGACTTCAATAAAAGAAATGATTTATTTCCAGAGTCTGATATTATTGTTGCAGAAGATGTTTTAGGTGGCTTATTTGCAATGCAAGATGATAGTAATATTAGTTATTTTGCACCTGACTGTTTAGAATGGGAGCCGATGGAGATTTCTTATTCAGAATTCTTATATTGGGCATTTCATGGAGATACTGACACATATTACATGGATTATAGGTGGAATACATGGAAAGACGATATAAAAAGAATAAGTAATGATAATGGAATAAGTTTTTATCCATTCCTATGGGCGAAAGCCGATTCATTGGAAGGCAGACATCGTCAAGAAGTTTCTATGAGTGAGATAATTAAATTGGAATTTGATTTTTTAAACCAACTAAAGGAAACGAAATAA
- a CDS encoding stalk domain-containing protein, protein MKKLMIGLLTAVTIMGMTVSAFAADLNTQNSNTEITNDALPISNYAPKDLDINKVIIGGKNIEIGRNGVLIYKGKVMVPLKITAESLGFKVEADKDNKIISLDNGKIKTNVYIGMDGYYYSSSNAIGLTMMHELGAEPIVDNNIVYVPINMYNFLFNDEKAVGSFFVRNKDGQWIYSINGELLIGWKLINNKWYYMDNNGIMQRGWVKTNDNWYYLLNNGEMAENTVTPDGYKVDQNGKWDGRPAAIVKTNTEDGIDIINPIENFDTIDDAQKALKFKITVPKELLGKYNIKYINTISRNVFQICYMNKENDIIFRMGQGIEDISGDYNNYKTYNTININGSNVKLKGDNDLIKVAVWSANNMSYSISITNGMKQDEIINLIKSAI, encoded by the coding sequence ATGAAAAAATTAATGATAGGTTTATTAACAGCCGTAACAATTATGGGAATGACTGTTTCAGCATTTGCAGCAGATTTAAATACTCAAAACTCTAACACAGAAATTACTAATGACGCTTTGCCAATATCAAACTATGCACCAAAGGATTTAGATATTAACAAGGTGATAATCGGTGGGAAGAATATTGAAATTGGAAGAAATGGAGTTTTAATATATAAAGGCAAGGTTATGGTTCCACTTAAAATTACAGCAGAAAGTCTTGGCTTTAAAGTAGAGGCGGATAAGGATAATAAAATTATCAGCCTAGATAATGGTAAAATTAAAACAAATGTTTATATTGGAATGGATGGCTATTATTATTCAAGCAGTAATGCAATAGGATTGACCATGATGCATGAATTAGGTGCTGAACCAATAGTAGACAATAATATTGTATATGTACCAATTAATATGTATAATTTTCTATTCAATGATGAGAAAGCAGTAGGAAGTTTTTTCGTGAGGAATAAAGATGGACAATGGATTTATTCGATTAATGGTGAGCTATTGATAGGTTGGAAGCTAATAAATAATAAATGGTACTATATGGACAACAATGGCATAATGCAAAGGGGCTGGGTCAAAACTAATGACAATTGGTACTACTTATTAAATAATGGAGAAATGGCTGAAAATACAGTAACTCCAGATGGTTATAAAGTAGATCAAAACGGTAAATGGGATGGTAGGCCAGCAGCTATTGTAAAAACTAATACAGAAGATGGGATTGATATAATAAATCCTATTGAAAATTTTGATACTATAGATGATGCTCAAAAAGCTTTGAAATTTAAAATTACAGTGCCAAAGGAATTATTAGGCAAATATAATATAAAGTATATAAATACAATATCGCGTAACGTATTTCAAATATGCTATATGAATAAAGAAAATGATATTATATTTAGAATGGGACAAGGAATTGAAGATATAAGTGGTGACTATAATAACTATAAGACCTATAATACTATTAATATAAATGGAAGCAATGTAAAATTAAAGGGAGATAATGATCTTATAAAAGTTGCTGTCTGGAGTGCAAATAATATGTCATATTCTATTTCAATAACTAATGGCATGAAACAGGATGAGATAATTAATTTAATAAAAAGTGCTATATAA
- a CDS encoding DMP19 family protein, which produces MMNFIDRALERINEMSADDFLQSMADIYSEPIERNEIKRYPQFVQDVIFIVDYDTELQMEGLEGFFNDSTKDYVNETVVALKNCGATKEAEILEKCKKIDIENYDEYIELENETYLNNDFEGFWKLVKEYIGREKQLKDYNLGG; this is translated from the coding sequence ATGATGAATTTTATCGATAGAGCTTTGGAACGAATAAATGAAATGAGTGCTGATGATTTTTTGCAATCAATGGCAGATATCTATAGTGAACCAATAGAAAGAAATGAGATTAAAAGGTATCCACAATTTGTACAAGATGTTATTTTTATTGTTGATTATGATACTGAATTGCAAATGGAAGGGTTAGAAGGCTTTTTTAATGATTCAACAAAAGATTATGTCAATGAAACAGTTGTTGCATTAAAAAATTGTGGAGCAACAAAAGAGGCTGAAATATTAGAAAAATGCAAGAAGATTGATATTGAAAACTACGATGAATATATTGAATTAGAAAATGAAACATATCTTAATAATGATTTTGAAGGTTTTTGGAAACTCGTTAAGGAATATATTGGAAGAGAAAAACAATTAAAAGATTATAATTTAGGAGGATAA
- a CDS encoding NADAR family protein — translation MRNKNDNQLMAPLWLMYPNISNGSIGWRMGYGEGYAMDFYLWFDNLKEDEKKNYMEMFPKPKRWEIDDSIYQHNDYWTYTWQKDGKPEYDLNNLISDYKSGKNLEYIYFWGHHPKKDGGITKSCFSQWWKSSFDVGHAKYLFMEQYMMAEKARLFGDKEIEGKIMSCNNPNEIKGLGRKVRGFDENIWNNIKYSIVVNGNYNKFMQNEKLKAYLLSTEDKILVEASPYDNIWGIQMSENDEEIKNPELWRGENLLGFALMEVRNEIKRVCKNSNMIDFVSLYKKYN, via the coding sequence ATGAGAAATAAAAATGATAACCAATTAATGGCTCCACTATGGCTAATGTATCCGAACATTTCAAATGGCAGTATAGGCTGGAGAATGGGATATGGTGAAGGATATGCTATGGATTTTTATTTGTGGTTTGATAATTTAAAAGAAGATGAGAAGAAAAATTATATGGAGATGTTTCCGAAGCCTAAAAGATGGGAAATAGATGATAGTATCTATCAACATAATGATTATTGGACATACACTTGGCAAAAAGACGGTAAGCCAGAATATGATTTAAATAACCTTATTTCAGATTATAAAAGTGGAAAGAATTTGGAATATATTTATTTTTGGGGGCATCATCCTAAAAAAGATGGGGGGATTACCAAATCTTGCTTTAGCCAGTGGTGGAAGAGTAGCTTTGATGTAGGACATGCTAAATATTTATTTATGGAACAATATATGATGGCAGAAAAAGCTAGATTGTTTGGAGATAAAGAAATAGAAGGTAAAATTATGAGTTGTAATAATCCTAATGAAATAAAGGGACTAGGACGTAAAGTAAGAGGCTTTGATGAAAATATTTGGAATAACATTAAGTATTCAATTGTTGTAAATGGAAATTATAATAAGTTTATGCAGAATGAAAAATTGAAAGCATATCTTCTTTCAACAGAAGACAAAATATTAGTTGAGGCAAGTCCTTATGATAATATATGGGGAATACAGATGTCTGAGAATGATGAGGAGATTAAAAATCCAGAATTATGGCGTGGAGAAAACTTACTTGGATTTGCTCTTATGGAAGTTAGAAATGAAATAAAAAGAGTATGTAAAAATAGTAATATGATTGATTTTGTTTCATTATATAAAAAATATAATTAG
- a CDS encoding GNAT family N-acetyltransferase, with amino-acid sequence MMIRIATIDDTLEIENIYNEILDYEAQTVSYTNWQKGLYPTVDYAKGAIEKNSMFVGEDEKGIYGSVVLNSIQPKEYGNIQWITKAEPSEVMVIHTLCIRPSESGKGKARIMMNFIEKYAKEQKYKVIRLDTYEGNIPAATLYPKIGYLYVGTTKFHFQNVIWENLKCFEKALF; translated from the coding sequence ATGATGATTAGAATTGCTACGATAGATGATACTTTAGAAATAGAAAATATATATAATGAGATTTTAGATTATGAAGCACAAACAGTGTCTTATACAAATTGGCAAAAAGGGCTTTATCCAACAGTTGATTACGCTAAAGGTGCTATTGAGAAGAATTCAATGTTTGTTGGAGAAGATGAAAAAGGAATATATGGCAGTGTGGTACTTAATAGTATTCAACCAAAAGAATATGGAAACATTCAGTGGATTACAAAGGCTGAGCCAAGTGAAGTGATGGTCATACATACCTTATGCATTAGACCTTCTGAAAGTGGGAAAGGTAAAGCAAGAATAATGATGAACTTTATTGAGAAATATGCCAAAGAACAAAAATATAAAGTTATTCGTCTTGATACCTATGAAGGGAATATTCCAGCGGCAACTCTATATCCTAAAATTGGATATCTTTATGTAGGTACGACAAAATTTCATTTTCAAAATGTAATATGGGAAAATTTAAAATGTTTTGAAAAAGCATTGTTTTAA